A window of the Gemmatirosa kalamazoonensis genome harbors these coding sequences:
- a CDS encoding efflux RND transporter periplasmic adaptor subunit: MPRLSPKLVGGAALGAVALSLVAWRFAGSSPTAADPLVARVKAGDFHVTVTTTGELRAIHSVQVQGPGNLPQAQIYQPIKIATLVPEGTVVKAGDVVAELDRGAAAGKLSEITLNVQKADAQYTQAQLDSTLNLSKAREEMRTLEYAMEEKRLAKEQAQYEAPSIRRQADIDMEKATRALAQAKRDYETKTQQAKAKMSEVGAELERQKNNLKIIQDVVGAFTIKAPAPGMVIYAKEWNGRKKTVGSQVSPWEPTVATLPDLTSMESITYVNEIDVRKLAVGQPVRLSLDSDPSKVLTGKVTAVANVGEQRPNTDAKVFEVKVQVMQSDTTLRPGMTTSNAVETAVVKNARFIPLEALVAEGGRTFVYKRDGSRVVKQEIETGLMNDNEVIVTRGLGANEEVLLAAPADAATLAVVALPGGAKTPAPGKPGDTAAHATVPAVPNAKR; encoded by the coding sequence ATGCCTCGTCTCAGCCCGAAGCTCGTCGGCGGCGCCGCCCTTGGCGCCGTGGCGCTGTCCCTCGTCGCCTGGCGCTTCGCCGGGTCGTCGCCGACCGCCGCCGATCCGCTCGTCGCCCGCGTGAAGGCCGGCGACTTCCACGTCACCGTGACCACCACCGGGGAGCTGCGCGCGATCCACTCGGTGCAGGTCCAGGGGCCCGGCAACCTGCCGCAGGCGCAGATCTACCAGCCGATCAAGATCGCGACGCTCGTCCCCGAGGGGACCGTCGTGAAGGCGGGCGACGTCGTCGCGGAGCTCGACCGCGGCGCGGCGGCCGGGAAGCTGAGCGAGATCACGCTCAACGTGCAGAAGGCCGACGCGCAGTACACCCAGGCGCAGCTCGACTCCACGCTGAACCTGTCGAAGGCGCGCGAGGAGATGCGCACGCTGGAGTACGCGATGGAGGAGAAGCGGCTCGCGAAGGAGCAGGCGCAGTACGAGGCGCCGAGCATCCGGCGGCAGGCCGACATCGACATGGAGAAGGCGACGCGCGCCCTCGCCCAGGCCAAGCGCGACTACGAGACGAAGACGCAGCAGGCGAAGGCGAAGATGTCGGAGGTCGGCGCGGAGCTCGAGCGCCAGAAGAACAACCTCAAGATCATCCAGGACGTCGTCGGCGCGTTCACGATCAAGGCGCCGGCCCCCGGCATGGTGATCTACGCGAAGGAGTGGAACGGCCGGAAGAAGACCGTCGGCTCGCAGGTGTCGCCGTGGGAGCCCACCGTGGCGACGCTCCCCGACCTCACGAGCATGGAGTCGATCACCTACGTGAACGAGATCGACGTCCGCAAGCTGGCCGTCGGCCAGCCCGTCCGGCTCTCGCTCGACTCCGACCCGTCGAAGGTGCTCACCGGCAAGGTGACCGCGGTGGCGAACGTCGGTGAGCAGCGCCCGAACACGGACGCGAAGGTGTTCGAGGTGAAGGTGCAGGTGATGCAGTCCGACACCACGCTGCGCCCCGGCATGACGACGTCGAACGCGGTGGAGACGGCGGTCGTGAAGAACGCGCGCTTCATCCCGCTCGAGGCGCTCGTCGCGGAGGGCGGCCGCACGTTCGTGTACAAGCGCGACGGCAGCCGCGTCGTGAAGCAGGAGATCGAGACGGGCCTCATGAACGACAACGAGGTGATCGTGACGCGCGGCCTCGGGGCGAACGAGGAGGTGCTGCTCGCGGCGCCCGCCGACGCCGCGACGCTCGCCGTGGTCGCGCTCCCCGGCGGCGCGAAGACGCCGGCGCCCGGGAAGCCGGGCGACACCGCCGCGCACGCGACGGTGCCCGCGGTGCCTAACGCCAAGCGCTGA
- the argH gene encoding argininosuccinate lyase gives MNPLKPRVVRDDDTGALISEGAGEAAGAPHKLWGGRFAGGPSPILEAINRSIGVDFRLWPFDVQLSKAWAVALWNAGVLTLEESREIERGLDVVAERLKGGTQPTAADEDIHTMIDRLLHEAVGTVASKLHTGRSRNDQVATATRLWTMDACVRLDAAVRELQGVIIAQAERAQDVLMPAYTHMQRAQPVSAAHWLLSHFWPLDRDRARIAAAARGANELPLGSGAVAGSAFPVSRVLLKESLGFQGVIRNSMDAVGDRDFIAELLFAISLMGAHLSRLAEDLILYGSSEFGFVKFGDGFTTGSSMMPQKRNPDALELARGSAARFLGDLVSLLGALKGLPSGYNKDLQDDKRALFDAVDAALLVLPAVAGTLAELTLQEKRMQAALSSTMMATDLADYLVRKGATFRESHGAVGSLVRQAEERGIEMTELPLDAYKAAHPLFGDDVMDALSPVSSVQHREAVGGTGPEAVRAQLEAARQALHPAHEQPQPTASANELSENVVLNV, from the coding sequence GTGAACCCGCTGAAGCCGCGCGTCGTCCGCGACGACGACACGGGCGCTCTCATCTCCGAGGGCGCCGGCGAGGCGGCCGGTGCGCCGCACAAGCTCTGGGGGGGCCGCTTCGCCGGCGGCCCCTCGCCCATTCTCGAGGCGATCAACCGCTCCATCGGCGTCGACTTCCGCCTGTGGCCGTTCGACGTCCAGCTGTCGAAGGCCTGGGCCGTCGCGCTGTGGAACGCGGGCGTGCTCACGCTCGAGGAGAGCCGTGAGATCGAGCGCGGCCTCGACGTCGTCGCCGAGCGGCTGAAGGGCGGCACGCAGCCCACGGCCGCCGACGAGGACATCCACACCATGATCGACCGCCTGCTGCACGAGGCGGTCGGCACGGTCGCGTCCAAGCTGCACACGGGGCGAAGCCGCAACGATCAGGTGGCGACCGCCACGCGCCTGTGGACGATGGACGCGTGCGTGCGCCTCGATGCCGCCGTGCGCGAGCTGCAGGGCGTGATCATCGCGCAGGCGGAGCGCGCCCAGGACGTGCTGATGCCCGCGTACACGCACATGCAGCGCGCGCAGCCGGTGTCCGCCGCGCACTGGCTGCTGTCGCACTTCTGGCCGCTGGACCGCGACCGCGCGCGCATCGCCGCCGCGGCGCGCGGCGCGAACGAGCTGCCGTTAGGCAGCGGCGCCGTCGCCGGCTCGGCGTTCCCGGTGTCGCGCGTGCTGCTGAAGGAGTCGCTCGGCTTCCAGGGCGTCATCCGCAACAGCATGGACGCGGTGGGCGACCGCGACTTCATCGCCGAGCTGCTGTTCGCGATCTCGCTCATGGGCGCGCATCTGTCGCGGCTCGCCGAGGATCTCATCCTGTACGGGTCGAGCGAGTTCGGGTTCGTGAAGTTCGGCGACGGCTTCACGACCGGCTCCAGCATGATGCCGCAGAAGCGCAACCCGGACGCGCTGGAGCTCGCGCGCGGGTCGGCGGCGCGCTTCCTCGGCGATCTGGTGTCGCTGTTAGGCGCGCTGAAGGGGCTGCCGAGCGGCTACAACAAGGACCTGCAGGACGACAAGCGCGCGCTGTTCGACGCCGTGGACGCGGCGCTGCTCGTGCTGCCCGCGGTGGCCGGCACGCTGGCCGAGCTCACGCTGCAGGAGAAGCGCATGCAGGCGGCGCTGTCGAGCACGATGATGGCGACCGACCTCGCCGACTACCTCGTGCGCAAGGGCGCCACGTTCCGCGAGTCGCACGGCGCGGTGGGGTCGCTCGTGCGGCAGGCCGAGGAGCGCGGCATCGAGATGACGGAGCTGCCGCTCGACGCGTACAAGGCGGCGCACCCGCTGTTCGGCGACGACGTGATGGACGCGCTGTCGCCGGTCAGCTCGGTGCAGCACCGCGAGGCGGTCGGCGGCACCGGCCCCGAGGCGGTGCGCGCCCAGCTCGAGGCGGCCCGCCAGGCGCTGCACCCCGCGCACGAGCAGCCGCAGCCCACCGCGAGCGCGAACGAGCTGTCGGAGAACGTGGTCCTCAACGTCTGA
- a CDS encoding four helix bundle protein yields the protein MPARATRPTRRTAPSTPTPTPAVVAEPVPTAVEPPPAPPFAGYRGLKVWQRAMDLGAAVYHVSHVMADDVLAEELWRTALSIPAHIAAGNSLYVRAEYVAQLSAAHGQVARLECLLHLADRLTALSGTDSAPLLASAADIGRMLRGLARALQPKGETAEAAA from the coding sequence ATGCCCGCCCGCGCCACCCGTCCGACCCGCCGCACCGCCCCGTCGACCCCCACGCCCACCCCCGCGGTCGTCGCGGAGCCCGTCCCGACGGCCGTCGAGCCGCCGCCGGCGCCGCCGTTCGCGGGCTACCGCGGCCTCAAGGTCTGGCAGCGCGCCATGGACCTCGGCGCCGCGGTCTACCACGTCTCGCACGTCATGGCGGACGACGTGCTGGCCGAGGAGCTGTGGCGCACCGCGCTGTCGATCCCGGCGCACATCGCCGCGGGGAACTCGCTCTACGTCCGTGCCGAGTACGTGGCGCAGCTGTCCGCGGCGCACGGGCAGGTGGCGCGCCTCGAGTGCCTCCTGCACCTCGCCGACCGGCTGACCGCGCTCTCCGGCACCGACAGCGCGCCGCTCCTCGCGAGCGCCGCCGACATCGGCCGGATGCTGCGCGGGCTCGCGCGGGCGCTGCAGCCGAAGGGCGAGACAGCGGAGGCGGCGGCCTGA
- a CDS encoding ABC transporter permease, whose protein sequence is MATLSSPVGATYAPPAGGRPPYAPPGMGNRASRAAMLRLAVFGLRAAVEAVGHNTLRAALTSLGILFGVASVIAMLAIGKGAEQEVLAQMKLLGSNNVLVTPIVEQKQEKAEDKMEKETKRFSPGLTELDARARSRRSSRTCSR, encoded by the coding sequence GTGGCGACCCTCAGCAGCCCCGTCGGCGCGACGTACGCACCGCCGGCGGGCGGACGGCCCCCGTACGCGCCGCCCGGCATGGGCAACCGCGCGTCGCGCGCGGCGATGCTGCGCCTCGCCGTGTTCGGCTTGCGGGCCGCGGTCGAAGCCGTGGGCCACAACACGCTGCGCGCCGCGCTCACCTCGTTGGGCATCCTGTTCGGCGTCGCGTCCGTCATCGCGATGCTCGCCATCGGCAAGGGGGCGGAGCAGGAGGTGCTCGCGCAGATGAAGCTCCTCGGCTCCAACAACGTGCTCGTCACGCCGATCGTGGAGCAGAAGCAGGAGAAGGCCGAGGACAAGATGGAGAAGGAGACGAAGCGCTTCTCGCCCGGGCTCACGGAGCTCGACGCGCGCGCGCGATCGCGGCGGTCATCCCGCACGTGCAGTCGGTGA
- a CDS encoding TolC family protein, with translation MMHPAKSLVLLALGASPALAQPAPNGAPLTLEQAVQRAAENGPAGRAALQAVRAARWRDKAFDARLMPQLSLDAVAPNLNRAIVPVVQPDGKTLYLAQRQMESSFSVTARQPLPFSGGSLFVSTGLSRLDVYGDKGATRLYQSSPVIIGITQGIFRPNRLAWDSREQSLNSDAAERRWLEAREDVSTQAVAAFFDVYSAQVTEENAATNVAVNDSLYTLSKGRLEVGKIGENDLLQSELALLRARASLDAAKLATQRARAALAVTLGIAPDALGPIAPPAQFPEFTADPDKAAAEALRNRSSMVDLELQDVQASRRVREAQLNNRFGATVTATAGLNQTAPSFGTAYNSLLDQQRVSVNVQMPIVQWRAGHAEVEAARADRERTEFVAKNQRATLEQDARFAALEIPLDRRQLDLAIKADSVGAKRFEIAKNRYVIGKIGIDNLYIAQSEKDAARQSLVQAMRSYWLGYYRLRRLTLYDFAANKPLTAEP, from the coding sequence ATGATGCACCCCGCGAAGTCCCTCGTCCTCCTCGCGTTAGGCGCCTCGCCGGCGCTCGCGCAGCCGGCGCCTAACGGCGCGCCGCTCACGCTCGAGCAGGCCGTGCAGCGCGCCGCCGAGAACGGCCCCGCCGGGCGCGCCGCGCTGCAGGCGGTGCGTGCCGCGCGCTGGCGCGACAAGGCGTTCGACGCGCGGCTCATGCCGCAGCTCAGCCTCGACGCCGTGGCGCCGAACCTCAACCGCGCGATCGTCCCCGTCGTGCAGCCGGACGGGAAGACGCTCTACCTCGCGCAGCGGCAGATGGAGTCGAGCTTCTCGGTCACGGCGCGTCAGCCGCTGCCGTTCTCCGGCGGCTCGCTGTTCGTGTCGACGGGGCTCAGCCGGCTCGACGTCTACGGCGACAAGGGCGCGACGCGGCTGTACCAGTCGTCGCCCGTCATCATCGGCATCACGCAGGGGATCTTCCGGCCGAACCGGCTGGCGTGGGACTCGCGCGAGCAGTCGCTCAACAGCGACGCCGCCGAGCGCCGCTGGCTCGAGGCGCGCGAGGACGTCTCGACGCAGGCGGTGGCCGCGTTCTTCGACGTCTACTCGGCGCAGGTCACCGAGGAGAACGCGGCGACGAACGTGGCCGTGAACGACTCGCTGTACACGCTGTCGAAGGGCCGCCTCGAGGTCGGCAAGATCGGCGAGAACGACCTGCTGCAGAGCGAGCTCGCGCTGCTCCGCGCCCGCGCCTCGCTCGACGCGGCGAAGCTCGCGACCCAGCGCGCGCGGGCGGCGCTCGCCGTGACGCTGGGCATCGCGCCCGACGCGTTAGGCCCCATCGCGCCGCCGGCGCAGTTCCCCGAGTTCACCGCCGACCCGGACAAGGCGGCGGCCGAGGCGCTGCGCAACCGGAGCTCGATGGTGGACCTCGAGCTGCAGGACGTGCAGGCGAGCCGCCGGGTGCGCGAGGCGCAGCTGAACAACCGCTTCGGCGCGACGGTGACGGCGACCGCGGGGCTCAACCAGACCGCGCCGTCGTTCGGCACGGCGTACAACTCGCTGCTCGACCAGCAGCGGGTGAGCGTGAACGTGCAGATGCCGATCGTGCAGTGGCGCGCCGGCCACGCCGAGGTGGAGGCGGCGCGTGCCGATCGCGAGCGCACCGAGTTCGTGGCGAAGAACCAGCGCGCGACGCTGGAGCAGGACGCCCGCTTCGCCGCGCTCGAGATCCCGCTCGACCGCCGGCAGCTCGACCTCGCGATCAAGGCCGACTCGGTCGGCGCGAAGCGGTTCGAGATCGCGAAGAACCGCTACGTGATCGGCAAGATCGGCATCGACAACCTGTACATCGCCCAGAGCGAGAAGGACGCCGCGCGGCAGTCGCTCGTGCAGGCGATGCGCTCGTACTGGCTGGGGTACTACCGGCTGCGGCGATTGACGCTGTACGACTTCGCGGCGAACAAGCCGCTCACGGCCGAGCCCTGA
- the argR gene encoding arginine repressor: protein MNKRDRHRTIREIVAATVVGSQEELRQRLAERGWDVTQSTLSRDLHELRLARVPTADGMRYVASTDAEASERGRVALEALLPQLFARIDGVGELIVLHTVPGGAQPIAAAFDAARWPDVLGTIAGDDTILIVCRSAQAREQLIRKIRKVAEET, encoded by the coding sequence ATGAACAAGCGCGACCGCCACCGGACCATCCGCGAGATCGTCGCCGCGACCGTCGTCGGCTCGCAGGAGGAGCTGCGGCAACGCCTCGCCGAGCGAGGATGGGACGTCACTCAGTCGACACTGTCGCGCGACCTGCACGAGCTCCGGCTCGCCCGCGTCCCGACCGCCGACGGCATGCGGTACGTCGCGTCGACCGACGCCGAGGCGAGCGAGCGGGGGCGCGTGGCGCTGGAGGCGCTGCTGCCGCAGCTGTTCGCCCGCATCGACGGCGTCGGGGAGCTGATCGTGCTCCACACCGTCCCCGGCGGCGCCCAGCCGATCGCCGCCGCGTTCGACGCCGCGCGATGGCCCGACGTCCTCGGCACCATCGCCGGCGACGACACGATCCTCATCGTCTGCCGGTCGGCACAGGCGCGCGAGCAGCTCATCCGGAAGATCCGGAAGGTGGCCGAGGAGACCTAG
- a CDS encoding argininosuccinate synthase, whose protein sequence is MTPKNRPAPKTIALAYSGGLDTSIIVPWLKEHYPGARVVCVAAEIGQGDELEGIKQKAIASGADECYVEDLREEFVRDFIFPTLRAGAIYNRKYLLGTSMARPLIAKRQVEIARMVGADALAHGCTGKGNDQVRFELTYMTFAPDLPVIAPWREWDIRSREDALEYAAKKGVPVAATITKIYSRDRNIWHLSHEGGVLESPANAPLEDMFQLTTDPTTAPNAAEDVVITFEKGTPVAINGETLGPVELLTKINALGAKHGVGRSDIVEDRMIGMKSRGVYETPGGTILYAAHSELEQMVLDRRTLAAKDVIAPRYADLVYEGRWWTTEREAYDAFVNVTQERITGTVTMRLFKGSANVVGRESIHALYDERFVTFGEDDVYEQSDAAGYIRLYGLSQRVRAIKDQELAAEAEAAAVAKANAPVRA, encoded by the coding sequence ATGACCCCGAAGAACCGTCCCGCCCCCAAGACGATCGCGCTCGCCTACTCCGGTGGGCTCGACACGTCGATCATCGTGCCCTGGCTCAAGGAGCACTATCCCGGCGCGCGCGTGGTCTGCGTGGCGGCCGAGATCGGGCAGGGGGACGAGCTCGAGGGGATCAAGCAGAAGGCGATCGCTTCCGGTGCCGACGAGTGCTACGTCGAGGACCTCCGCGAGGAGTTCGTCCGCGACTTCATCTTCCCGACGCTCCGCGCCGGCGCGATCTACAACCGGAAGTACCTCCTCGGCACCTCCATGGCCCGGCCGCTCATCGCGAAGCGGCAGGTGGAGATCGCGCGCATGGTGGGCGCCGACGCGCTCGCCCATGGGTGCACCGGCAAGGGGAACGACCAGGTGCGCTTCGAGCTCACCTACATGACGTTCGCGCCCGACCTCCCGGTCATCGCGCCGTGGCGCGAGTGGGACATCCGCAGCCGCGAGGACGCGCTCGAGTACGCGGCGAAGAAGGGCGTGCCGGTCGCCGCGACGATCACGAAGATCTACTCGCGCGACCGCAACATCTGGCACCTGTCGCACGAGGGGGGCGTGCTCGAGAGCCCGGCGAACGCGCCGCTCGAGGACATGTTCCAGCTCACGACCGATCCGACGACCGCGCCTAACGCGGCCGAGGACGTCGTCATCACGTTCGAGAAGGGCACGCCGGTCGCGATCAACGGCGAGACGCTCGGCCCGGTCGAGCTGCTCACGAAGATCAACGCGCTCGGCGCGAAGCACGGCGTCGGCCGCAGCGACATCGTCGAGGACCGCATGATCGGCATGAAGTCGCGCGGCGTGTACGAGACGCCGGGCGGCACGATCCTCTACGCCGCGCACTCGGAGCTCGAGCAGATGGTGCTCGACCGCCGCACGCTCGCCGCGAAGGACGTCATCGCGCCGCGCTACGCGGACCTCGTGTACGAGGGCCGCTGGTGGACGACGGAGCGCGAGGCGTACGACGCGTTCGTGAACGTCACGCAGGAGCGCATCACGGGCACGGTCACGATGCGCCTGTTCAAGGGGTCGGCGAACGTCGTCGGGCGCGAGTCGATCCACGCGCTGTACGACGAGCGGTTCGTCACGTTCGGCGAGGATGACGTGTACGAGCAGAGCGACGCCGCGGGCTACATCCGCCTGTACGGGCTGTCGCAGCGCGTGCGCGCGATCAAGGACCAGGAGCTCGCCGCCGAGGCGGAGGCGGCGGCCGTCGCCAAGGCGAACGCGCCGGTGCGCGCGTGA
- a CDS encoding PadR family transcriptional regulator, which produces MTDDAAIDILLGTLDVLVLKTLSWGPSHGYGIARWIRESSGNTFRILDGALYTALHRLEERGAIEAEWGHTEQGKRAKFYRLTTAGRRELRVQAEQWERYAAGMTGVLTTAPRPA; this is translated from the coding sequence ATGACCGACGACGCGGCGATCGACATCCTGCTCGGCACGCTCGACGTGCTCGTGCTGAAGACCCTCTCGTGGGGGCCGAGCCACGGCTACGGGATCGCGCGGTGGATCCGCGAGTCCTCGGGCAACACGTTCCGCATCCTCGACGGCGCGCTGTACACCGCGCTCCACCGCCTCGAGGAGCGCGGCGCGATCGAGGCCGAGTGGGGGCACACCGAGCAGGGGAAGCGGGCGAAGTTCTATCGGCTCACGACCGCCGGCCGGCGCGAGCTGCGCGTCCAGGCCGAACAGTGGGAGCGCTACGCCGCCGGCATGACCGGCGTGCTGACCACCGCGCCGCGTCCCGCCTGA
- a CDS encoding branched-chain amino acid transaminase — protein MAKITATDWIWRDGEFIPWNDAQVHLLSHSMQFGSSVFEGIRCYSTPRGPAIFRLEDHLKRMVNSCKIYRMEVKYTVDDLVAACCELVEKNGLDACYLRPMVLRGYGATGMVPFDSPVEVYLPCWPWGAYLGEGALENGVDACVSTWNRVAPNTIPSMAKVAGNYLSGQLIKMEALTNGFHEAIALTTEGMISEGSGQNVFLVSGGTLYTAPIDGTLLHGITRDSIITIARDLGLPVREQHVPREALYTADEVFLTGTASEVTPVRSVDRIAVGAGKPGPITQQIQRRFLDIVKGAGEDTHNWLTYVRAERTASV, from the coding sequence ATGGCGAAGATCACCGCGACCGACTGGATCTGGCGCGACGGGGAGTTCATTCCCTGGAACGACGCGCAGGTCCATCTGCTCTCCCACTCGATGCAGTTCGGCTCCTCGGTATTCGAGGGGATCCGCTGCTACAGCACGCCGCGCGGGCCGGCCATCTTCCGGCTGGAGGACCATCTCAAGCGGATGGTCAACTCGTGCAAGATCTACCGGATGGAGGTGAAGTACACGGTCGACGACCTCGTCGCCGCGTGCTGCGAGCTGGTGGAGAAGAACGGCCTCGACGCGTGCTACCTGCGGCCGATGGTGCTGCGCGGCTACGGCGCGACGGGCATGGTGCCGTTCGACAGCCCGGTGGAGGTCTACCTCCCCTGCTGGCCGTGGGGCGCGTACCTCGGCGAGGGCGCGCTGGAGAACGGCGTGGACGCGTGCGTCTCGACGTGGAACCGCGTGGCACCGAACACCATCCCGTCGATGGCGAAGGTGGCGGGGAACTACCTCAGCGGTCAGCTCATCAAGATGGAGGCGCTGACGAACGGCTTCCACGAGGCGATCGCGCTCACGACCGAGGGGATGATCAGCGAGGGCTCGGGGCAGAACGTGTTCCTCGTGAGCGGCGGCACGCTGTACACGGCGCCGATCGACGGCACGCTGCTGCACGGCATCACGCGCGACAGCATCATCACGATCGCGCGCGACCTCGGCCTGCCGGTGCGCGAGCAGCACGTGCCGCGCGAGGCGCTGTACACGGCCGACGAGGTGTTCCTCACCGGCACGGCGAGCGAGGTGACGCCGGTGCGCTCGGTGGACCGCATCGCGGTCGGCGCGGGCAAGCCGGGCCCCATCACCCAGCAGATCCAGCGCCGCTTCCTCGACATCGTGAAGGGCGCGGGCGAGGACACGCACAACTGGCTCACGTACGTCCGCGCGGAGCGAACGGCGAGCGTCTAG
- a CDS encoding ABC transporter permease, with amino-acid sequence MSAELALNSMATREGHRRSVKLVGVDTTYFDAFNLQIAEGTRFGTLHVTRGLPVAIIGSALRARFFTSEPPIGRRIKVGDVWLTVVGVLAPRPSSQSTAEKLGIRDANMDVYVPLSTALVRYRNRAQITSRDVEKAAQEFSDDNNNQADAEDPQRRAERLNPNQLDRLVIRVEDARYVAQVADVVRRLMARRHNAVVDYEVTVPELLLKQEQRTKAIFNIVLGAIASISLLVGGIGIMNIMLASVLERIREIGVRRAMGATRRDVLAQFLAEAVLISTAGGVAGILVGVGLSVAIEHVADIRTIVSAVSVTVAFGVSLAVGLGFGIVPAWRAARQDPVVCLRYE; translated from the coding sequence GTGAGCGCGGAGCTCGCGCTGAACTCGATGGCCACGCGCGAGGGGCACCGCCGCTCGGTGAAGCTCGTCGGCGTGGACACGACGTACTTCGACGCGTTCAACCTGCAGATCGCCGAGGGCACGCGCTTCGGCACGCTGCACGTCACGCGCGGGCTGCCGGTGGCGATCATCGGCAGCGCGCTCCGGGCGCGGTTCTTCACGAGCGAGCCGCCGATCGGCCGCCGCATCAAGGTCGGCGACGTGTGGCTCACCGTGGTCGGCGTGCTCGCGCCGCGTCCGTCGTCCCAGTCGACGGCGGAGAAGCTCGGCATCCGCGACGCGAACATGGACGTCTACGTGCCCCTCTCCACCGCGCTCGTGCGCTACCGCAACCGCGCGCAGATCACGTCGCGCGACGTGGAGAAGGCGGCGCAGGAGTTCAGCGACGACAACAACAACCAGGCCGACGCCGAGGACCCGCAGCGGCGCGCCGAGCGGCTCAACCCGAACCAGCTCGACCGACTCGTGATCCGCGTCGAGGACGCCCGCTACGTGGCGCAGGTGGCCGACGTCGTGCGGCGGCTCATGGCGCGGCGACACAACGCGGTGGTCGACTACGAGGTGACCGTCCCCGAGCTGCTGCTGAAGCAGGAGCAGCGCACGAAGGCGATCTTCAACATCGTGCTCGGCGCCATCGCGTCGATCTCGCTGCTCGTCGGCGGCATCGGGATCATGAACATCATGCTCGCGTCGGTGCTCGAGCGCATCCGCGAGATCGGGGTGCGCCGCGCGATGGGCGCCACGCGCCGCGACGTGCTCGCGCAGTTCCTCGCCGAGGCGGTGCTCATCAGCACCGCGGGCGGCGTCGCCGGCATCCTCGTCGGCGTGGGGCTCAGCGTCGCGATCGAGCACGTCGCCGACATCCGCACGATCGTCTCGGCGGTGTCCGTGACCGTGGCCTTCGGCGTCTCGCTCGCCGTGGGACTCGGCTTCGGCATCGTCCCCGCCTGGCGTGCCGCGCGCCAGGACCCCGTCGTCTGCCTCCGCTACGAATGA